A portion of the Blautia hansenii DSM 20583 genome contains these proteins:
- a CDS encoding ABC-2 transporter permease: protein MKGLFIKDIALMKHNKRLLMIIFLTVLFLLMSGMNSSFLMGYMPFICCILTMGTISYDEYENGLPFLFTLPVSRKEYVKEKFLLGFLTGGAGFLVSSVVTTVMQWVKTPEMEFLQWFLFCGCFLIFLAIFLGLMIPIQLKYGSDKGKIVFLGTFLILIALFYLITNISEKLSLDLGGVKQFLTGISDGQFFVGGILLAVVVLGISYYVSICIMEKKEF, encoded by the coding sequence ATGAAAGGATTATTTATAAAAGATATTGCTTTGATGAAGCATAATAAAAGATTATTGATGATTATATTTTTGACGGTACTTTTTTTACTTATGTCAGGCATGAACAGCAGTTTTCTCATGGGATATATGCCATTTATCTGTTGTATTCTGACCATGGGCACTATCAGCTATGACGAATATGAAAACGGACTTCCCTTTCTGTTTACATTGCCGGTTTCCAGAAAAGAGTATGTAAAAGAGAAGTTCTTACTGGGGTTTTTAACAGGAGGGGCAGGATTTCTCGTGAGTTCGGTAGTAACTACTGTTATGCAGTGGGTTAAGACACCGGAAATGGAATTTTTGCAGTGGTTTTTATTTTGCGGATGCTTTTTAATATTTCTGGCAATTTTTCTGGGGCTGATGATACCAATTCAGCTTAAATACGGCAGCGATAAAGGAAAAATCGTTTTTCTGGGAACTTTTTTGATTTTGATTGCTCTGTTTTATCTGATTACAAATATTTCCGAAAAGCTTTCCTTGGATTTGGGAGGGGTAAAACAGTTCTTGACAGGGATTTCTGACGGACAGTTTTTTGTGGGAGGTATACTGTTAGCGGTTGTTGTTTTAGGTATTTCTTATTATGTCAGTATTTGTATTATGGAGAAAAAAGAATTTTAG
- a CDS encoding MarR family winged helix-turn-helix transcriptional regulator has protein sequence MKNASDMLMLVRYMMKLYEKYLEDVQMKHRLSHIEIAIIGFLYNNPERDTAADIVERRMLPKGNVSAGVETLVQKGLLMRRQDQTDRRKIHLSLLEKAVPIVQEIEEINKKFRRQIFKNLSNDDLKTYEKTTDFILENLKEVLERK, from the coding sequence ATGAAAAATGCGTCCGATATGCTGATGTTGGTTCGTTATATGATGAAGCTGTATGAAAAATATTTGGAAGATGTACAGATGAAGCACCGGTTGTCCCATATAGAAATTGCCATTATTGGATTTTTGTATAATAATCCGGAGCGAGACACAGCAGCAGATATTGTGGAGAGGCGTATGCTCCCCAAAGGAAATGTATCTGCCGGTGTAGAAACTTTGGTACAAAAGGGGCTTTTAATGCGCAGGCAGGACCAGACAGACAGGAGAAAAATTCATTTATCTCTTTTGGAAAAAGCAGTTCCGATTGTTCAGGAAATCGAAGAAATCAATAAAAAATTTCGCCGACAAATTTTTAAAAACCTTTCAAATGATGATTTGAAAACTTATGAGAAAACAACGGATTTTATTTTAGAAAATCTAAAAGAGGTTTTAGAAAGGAAATGA
- a CDS encoding sigma-70 family RNA polymerase sigma factor: MSAEQVIERLIMEYGDAILRMCYLYLKDYHLAEDAAQETFIKAMKHYESFHQKSSEKTWLTRIAINCCKNMMRMNWFRLGRGYLEEDVQVSAANLIENVLERDSMTRAIQNMEIHDRELIILYYYQELSMKERGGTGNWKIGKRDNTTYEQSQKKAQENFDGGRLWNVKKLKE; this comes from the coding sequence ATGTCGGCAGAACAAGTAATAGAAAGATTGATTATGGAATATGGCGATGCAATTCTGCGAATGTGCTATCTTTATTTGAAAGATTATCATTTAGCGGAGGACGCAGCACAGGAAACCTTTATAAAAGCGATGAAGCATTATGAAAGCTTTCATCAGAAATCCAGTGAAAAGACATGGCTTACAAGGATTGCAATTAACTGCTGCAAAAATATGATGCGGATGAATTGGTTTCGGTTGGGGCGTGGATATCTGGAAGAAGACGTACAGGTATCTGCTGCTAATTTAATAGAAAATGTGTTGGAAAGAGATAGTATGACCAGAGCTATTCAAAATATGGAAATTCACGACAGAGAACTCATTATTTTATATTACTATCAGGAGTTGTCTATGAAAGAAAGAGGTGGCACAGGTAATTGGAAAATCGGAAAACGTGACAATACAACGTATGAACAGAGCCAGAAAAAGGCTCAAGAAAATTTTGATGGAGGTAGGTTATGGAACGTAAAGAAATTAAAAGAATAA
- a CDS encoding aldo/keto reductase, translating into MQYKTFKDEIQLSRLGMGVMRLPIADGNDAQIDYEKAEKLIAHCMEQGVNYYDTAYIYHGGKSEEFLGKALEKYPRDSFYIADKYNFQAQPDYRKQFQEQLARLDMDRIDFYLLHGIQDTFAEQMIGNGCISYFDQMKKEGKIKYLGFSFHGTAKLLKELLKLYPWDFVQIQLNYYDWYFTDAKELYEILTQAQIPIMVMEPVHGGLLANLTEKAADKLKSIDTDRSLASWAMRWVMELENVQVVLSGMSDDSQLYDNIQTFSEAAPLAVEEQEKIKEAAEMQKATITVPCTECRYCTPNCPQGLDIPCLLKHYNTAKVGGAWRIRDLKQMSEEKSPSACIGCKACTEHCPQGFEIPKYIKELEEMLNNL; encoded by the coding sequence ATGCAGTATAAAACATTTAAAGATGAAATTCAATTATCCAGACTGGGCATGGGTGTGATGCGCCTTCCCATAGCAGACGGAAATGATGCACAGATTGATTATGAGAAAGCAGAGAAGCTTATTGCTCACTGTATGGAGCAAGGAGTTAATTATTATGATACAGCCTACATCTATCATGGGGGCAAGTCTGAAGAATTTCTGGGGAAAGCTTTGGAAAAATATCCACGGGACAGCTTTTATATAGCAGATAAGTATAATTTTCAGGCGCAGCCGGATTACCGCAAACAGTTTCAGGAACAGCTTGCAAGACTTGATATGGATAGAATTGATTTTTATCTGCTTCATGGAATTCAGGATACTTTTGCAGAACAAATGATTGGAAACGGTTGTATTTCTTATTTCGACCAGATGAAAAAGGAAGGGAAAATTAAATATTTGGGATTTTCTTTTCATGGAACAGCAAAGCTTTTGAAAGAGCTTTTAAAACTGTATCCTTGGGATTTTGTACAAATTCAGTTAAACTATTATGATTGGTATTTTACAGATGCCAAGGAGCTGTATGAAATTTTAACGCAGGCTCAAATTCCGATTATGGTAATGGAACCTGTTCATGGAGGACTTTTGGCAAATCTTACAGAGAAAGCGGCGGATAAATTAAAATCAATAGATACAGACCGTTCTTTGGCATCATGGGCTATGCGATGGGTAATGGAGCTGGAAAATGTTCAGGTGGTTTTAAGCGGAATGTCTGATGACAGTCAGCTTTATGATAATATCCAAACATTTTCAGAGGCAGCTCCGTTGGCGGTTGAAGAACAGGAGAAGATTAAGGAAGCAGCAGAAATGCAGAAGGCTACCATTACAGTTCCGTGTACAGAATGCAGATATTGCACGCCGAATTGTCCGCAGGGACTGGATATTCCATGTTTGCTGAAACATTATAATACAGCGAAAGTAGGCGGAGCATGGAGAATTCGTGATTTGAAGCAGATGTCGGAAGAAAAGAGTCCGTCTGCTTGTATCGGATGTAAAGCCTGTACAGAGCATTGTCCGCAGGGATTTGAAATTCCGAAGTACATAAAAGAGTTGGAGGAAATGCTGAATAATTTGTAA
- a CDS encoding MATE family efflux transporter — protein MTNHKDFLGKEPVGKLLLKLALPTVTAQIINMLYNIVDRIYIGHIPKVGAMALTGVGVCMPLILIVAAFAALVGNGGAPRASIFMGKGDTKSAEKTLGNCFSLQIIISVLLTVVLLIWNRDFLLAFGASENTIEYGVSYMNIYALGTFFVQLTLGMNAFITAQGFAKTGMLSVLIGAVANIVLDPIFIFGLDMGVRGAALATIISQALSCIWVVSFLFGKKTFLKIKKENLKLKKEFILPSLALGSSVFIMQASESIISVCFNSSLLKYGGDIAVGAMTILTSVMQFAMLPLQGLGQGAQPIISYNYGARNVKRVKKAFWLLLKVSMAYAILLWGGVMLFPQGFASLFTSDAALLAFTKDALRIYVAALFIFGIQMACQMTFMSIGNAKASIIVAVMRKFILLIPLIYVMPAILKQNQTMAVYMAEPVADVIAVTFTAILFAVQFKKAMQEISKQ, from the coding sequence ATGACAAACCACAAAGATTTTTTAGGGAAAGAGCCGGTAGGTAAATTATTGTTAAAGCTGGCGCTTCCCACAGTAACCGCCCAGATTATCAATATGCTTTATAATATTGTAGACCGTATTTATATCGGGCATATTCCGAAGGTAGGGGCTATGGCGCTTACAGGAGTAGGCGTGTGTATGCCGTTAATTCTGATTGTAGCGGCATTTGCGGCATTAGTCGGAAACGGCGGTGCGCCAAGAGCTTCTATTTTTATGGGAAAAGGCGATACAAAATCAGCAGAAAAAACATTGGGTAACTGTTTTTCATTACAGATTATCATTTCTGTTTTATTGACGGTTGTCCTGCTGATTTGGAACAGAGATTTTCTTTTGGCATTTGGAGCCAGTGAAAATACCATTGAATATGGCGTAAGCTATATGAATATTTATGCGCTGGGTACGTTTTTTGTTCAGCTTACATTAGGAATGAATGCTTTTATTACCGCTCAGGGCTTTGCCAAGACAGGTATGCTGTCTGTGTTAATCGGTGCAGTGGCAAATATTGTGTTGGACCCGATTTTTATCTTCGGTCTGGATATGGGAGTAAGAGGCGCTGCTCTGGCAACCATTATCTCTCAGGCGCTTTCTTGTATCTGGGTGGTATCCTTCCTCTTTGGAAAGAAGACCTTCTTAAAGATTAAAAAGGAAAACCTGAAATTAAAAAAAGAATTTATTCTTCCGAGCTTGGCGCTGGGTTCTTCTGTGTTTATTATGCAGGCAAGTGAAAGTATTATTTCTGTGTGCTTTAATTCTTCCTTGCTGAAATACGGAGGAGATATTGCAGTAGGTGCAATGACAATTTTAACCAGTGTTATGCAGTTTGCTATGCTTCCTTTGCAGGGACTGGGGCAGGGAGCACAGCCGATTATCAGTTATAATTATGGTGCACGTAATGTAAAACGTGTAAAAAAAGCTTTCTGGCTGTTATTAAAAGTAAGTATGGCGTATGCTATTTTATTATGGGGCGGTGTAATGCTGTTTCCACAGGGCTTTGCAAGCTTGTTTACATCTGATGCGGCGCTTTTGGCATTTACAAAAGACGCATTGAGAATTTATGTGGCAGCGTTGTTTATTTTCGGAATTCAGATGGCATGCCAGATGACATTTATGTCTATCGGAAATGCAAAGGCTTCTATTATTGTAGCGGTTATGCGTAAATTTATTCTTTTAATTCCGCTGATTTACGTGATGCCGGCAATTTTAAAACAAAACCAGACCATGGCAGTTTATATGGCAGAACCTGTGGCTGATGTGATTGCCGTAACCTTTACCGCAATTTTATTTGCAGTTCAGTTTAAAAAAGCTATGCAGGAAATTTCAAAACAGTAA
- a CDS encoding RNA polymerase sigma factor, whose amino-acid sequence MEDLKIIALFYQRSEQAIIELSNKYGAICRKVANNILNNRQDTEECLNDAYLGAWNTIPPQNPNPLLTYICRIVRNLAIKRYHANTAAKRNSTYDIALDELENCFPSADTVETEWKAKEITESINRFLACLEQDNRVMFVQRYWYSASITELAELFHTSNHNVSVRLSRIRTKLRKHLMKEGIFL is encoded by the coding sequence TTGGAGGATTTAAAAATTATTGCATTATTTTATCAACGTTCGGAGCAGGCAATTATAGAATTGTCCAATAAATATGGGGCAATTTGCAGGAAAGTGGCAAATAATATATTAAATAACCGACAGGATACAGAGGAATGTTTAAATGATGCCTATCTGGGAGCATGGAATACTATACCACCGCAAAATCCAAATCCGCTTTTAACATATATTTGTCGTATTGTTCGGAATTTAGCGATTAAAAGGTATCATGCAAACACTGCGGCGAAACGAAATAGTACCTATGACATTGCGCTGGATGAATTGGAAAACTGTTTTCCGTCTGCGGATACAGTGGAAACGGAATGGAAAGCCAAGGAAATCACCGAAAGTATTAACCGATTTCTTGCCTGCTTAGAGCAAGACAATCGTGTTATGTTTGTGCAGCGCTATTGGTATTCCGCTTCTATTACAGAACTTGCAGAGCTTTTTCATACAAGCAATCATAATGTATCTGTTCGGCTTTCCAGAATACGCACAAAATTGCGAAAACATTTAATGAAGGAAGGGATATTTCTATGA